Part of the Chitinophagaceae bacterium genome is shown below.
GATAAAAATATAAAAAGGAAAAGGAAAATAACATTCAAAAATAAATGCTGTCTATTCATGTTTGATTGTTTTTGTGGACAAACAATTTTTTTATAATTTATAACTCATAACTTTTATTCCTTTTTTTTGAGCTTTATCCCATATTTGCTTTGCTTTTTCTGTTTCTTTTTGAGCAATATATATTTGTATAAGTCGCTCATATAGTATTTTATTTTGAGGTTGCAATGATAAAGCTTTTAACCAACATTTTTCAGCCAAGGGAATGTTTTTTTCTGCTAATACAATATCTCCGAGAGCAAGCAGCACCGAAACCTGATGCGCATCTATGGCAAGAGATGTTTTATAGTATTTTTTAGCACTGTCTGTTTGTCCTTTTCGGAGAGCATAATCCCCTATTTTTTTATATATTTTGAAATATGTTTTGGATGTATCCAAAGCAGCAGCTTTTCTAAAATATATTTCCGCAGAGTCCCATTTATTTTCTTTTTCTAAAATATACCCATAGTTAGAAATCAGGTTTATATCCCGATTATTAATATTTACAGATCTTTTGAGAAGAAGTTTTGCTTTTTGATATTCTTTTTTTTTGAAATAAAAGAGAGATAAAAGATCTAGAGCATATAGATTATGAGAATCTATTTGTAAAATTTTGTGGAGGTATTCTGTACTTTTTGTTGTATTACCCATTTGGTCGTAGTACATAGCAGACCATTTGTTGGGAGAAATCTTTTTGGGAGATGTTTTTGCGGCACTTGTCCAAAAGGTTTCTATACCCTTGAAATTATCCAAATGGATCCATGTAAGAATGAAAAAAATAGAAATTATTATCCCACCAAATATTTTTACTTTTTGTGGAGGAATCATGGCAGATACCTCACCGAGCAAGAATACCATACCTATTGCGGGCACGTATATTCTATGCTCCAAATAATCATATCTTCCATCGGTATAATAGATAAAAATGGGAGGAATAAGAAACACAAACCACCATACAAAAGCAAATAGAGAGGTGGTATAATTTCTTTTTTTAGATATAAACAACAAAAAAATGATGACTATATACAAAGCTACTCCTAAAAAAGTGGTAAAAGTATGAAAAGAAGGATATACAGAGAGATTATAAGGAAATAAAAACTTTCCCAATGCTTCAAAAAGGAATGGAACGTTTTTCAAAAATGCATCTACTCCTACTATTTCTTCTTGTTTTATGAGACCTCTTGCTATTTCGTCTGCGGAACGAAATTCCAATGCAGTATATCTTATGACAGCCCAAAGAATACTTATTAATACCCAAAGAATGGGAAAAAAGAGAAGTGTCTTATCTGTATTTTTATTTTGAAAATGAATGAAAAGAAAATAATAAACGGTACATATGAGAGGAATAACGAGGGCAGTTTCTTTTACGAAGAGGGATATTGCATAAAAAATACAATGTATCCAAAAATATTTCTGCTGATTTATTTTTAAAAAAGAACCAAAATAAAAAAAACTGAGAATAGTAAATATACCTAAAAGAGTATCATTGCGGCCATAAACCCAACCTACCGCTTGAGTAAAAAGAGGATGCACTGTAAAAAGAAGAGTGAGGATAAAAGCGATACTTTTTTCTTTTTTGAGAAATAATAACAAGCGAAAAAGCAAACAACAGCAGATAATATGATATATAATATTCGTCAGATGGTATAAATGGGGATTTATTCCCATATATTGAAAGTCAAGAATAATACTTCCAAAGAGTATAGGTCTGTAAAAACTTGACCAATAAGATTCGTAAAAGCCACGAAAGAGATTATAAATATCAGAAAAGTATTTTTGATTATCTACTAATGTTCCTTTATCATCTAAACCCACAAAATCAAACCTGATTGCCTTGAGATAAAGAACAGCCCCAACAACTACAATACAAAAATAGAAACGCAGATTACTACTTTCTTTTTCTATAGTTTTTGGTTTCTTATGAGAAATGGTATTTTTTTTCAATGTTTTATTATTAAAGTAGTTATTTTGCACTACCAGCTGTGTATTACAAAACTATGAATCGTGTTTTTTTGCAAAAATTTATAATTAAGAGTAATTATTGTAATAAATAACTATAAAAAAATAAAATGTTTAAAAATTAAAAAAATAATATTATAATTGCTTTTACTTAAATAAATATATAAATATACTATGAATCAATTTTCAGAATTAGGATTATCAGAACCATTATTAAAAGCCTTAACAGATATGGGATTTGTTACCCCATCATCTATACAAGAAAAATCAATTCCTATACTTTTATCGAACGATAAAGATTTTATAGGACTTGCAAACACAGGAACCGGAAAAACAGCCGCATTTGGATTACCACTTTTACAAGCAATAGATACCTCCATTGATAATACTCAGGCAATAATTTTATGTCCAACCAGAGAATTAGGACAGCAGATAGCAAAGCAAATGCAGGAGTTTGCAAAATATCTTTCTCGCGTAAAAATAGAGGTCGTATACGGAGGAGCATCGATTGTCAATCAAATAAAAGCAATTAGAAGCGGGGTGCATATTATAGTAGCCACTCCAGGACGGCTTATAGATTTATTAGAAAGAAAAGTAGTTCGTTTAGAAAAAATAAAATACTTTATTTTAGATGAAGCAGATGAAATGCTTCAAATGGGATTTAAAGAAGCCATAGATACTATCCTTTCACATACATCACAAGATAAACTCACATGGCTTTTTTCGGCAACTATGCCAAAAGAAATCAGACAAATTTCTAAAATGTATATGAACAACCCTGTAGAAGTGTCTCTCACCGTCAATCAAACAGTCAATGCGAATATTGAACATCAGTATTCTGTAGTAAAAGCATCAGATAAAATAGAAGCCCTCAAAAGAATCATAGATAATGATTTAGAAATGTTTGGAATTATCTTTTGCAGAACCAAATTAGATACCCAACACGTAGCTACGGAACTCACAAAAGATGGTTATCACGCAGAAGCCCTTCATGGAGACCTCTCTCAATCACAAAGGGACTATGTAATGCAAAAATTTAAGGCACATACTCTCCGGCTTTTAGTAGCAACCGATGTAGCAGCAAGAGGCATAGATGTAAATGATCTTACCCACGTCATTCATTTTTCACTTCCCGATGATATGGATTACTACACTCACCGTAGCGGTAGAACAGCAAGAGCAGGAAAAAAAGGAATATCTATTTCTCTCATCACAAGGATGGATATACGCAAAATAAAATTTATAGAGCAAAGTTTAAAGATATTATTTCATAAAGTAAAAATACCAGGAACAATCCAAATTAGAAAAAACAGAATAACCCATTGGGCTTCCCGAATATTAGACGTAGAAATAAAAGAAAATCTTGCACCTGAAATCCTCCATCAAGTAGAAGCACTCTTAGAAACTATAACAAAAACAGAACTTATACAAAAATTAGTCACCTTAGAACTTGATAAACTCGGCTACACCAGCTCCGAAAGAGACCTAAACGACGATGCTATAGACAGAGATAGGGATAGAAAGGCAAGTTCTCCGTATGAAAAATATCCAAATGATAGAAACTCACGAAATAATAGAAGTTCCTACAAGGGCGAAAACTCTTTTGATAAAAAATATAAAAATGATAATTCCTCTTATAGAAATAATGATACCGAAAGAGAATATTCAGAAAAGAGAAAGGCATACGAAATGACAAATTTTTCTATCAATATAGGACAAGCAGACGATATGAACAAAGGGGATTTATTACGTTTTATATGCGATACCACTAATTTAAGAAAAGAAAATATTGGACTTCTCAATCTTCAAAAAAATGTTTCTCATTTTGAAGTAGATAAAAGATACGTAGAAAAAGTTATCAAATGCTTTAAAGGAATACGGTTTGAAGGGAGAGAACTCCGTGTAAATATGGAAAGTAAATATAAATAAATTACATGTATTATGATAAAAAGAATCGTAGTCCCTACCGATTTTTCTGAAGAAGCAAATTATGCCTTAGACAGTGCTATTTTATTAGCCGAAGAATACCGATCTTCCATAGATTTAATACATATAATAGAAGATAATACAAGTAGTATAGCAAAACTACTCGGTGAAGAGGATGAATTAGAAAACCCCCATCATCTCCGTATAAAACAAGTGGTATTAAAAAAAATGGAAGAAATTATCGATACGAATAAAAAGTTCCAAGTGGAAATAAAGCCTGTGATAGAGGTTGCAAATAAATTCATAAAAATTATTGATATCATAAAATATATGAATACCAACCTGGTAATAATGGGATCCAAAGGATCAGATGGATTAGAAGAAGTATTTGTTGGTTCTAATGCAGATAAAATAACACGGTATGCGCACTGTCCCGTGATAACTGTTAAATATAGATGCGATTTACGGAAAATTAAAAATATAGTTTATCCAACAGATTTAGAGCAAGAACAAGAAGTGGTTATAAAACACCTAAAACACTTCCAAAATCTTTTGAAAGCCCGTATACATATACTCAAAGTATACACATCTGCACTCAATGTAGAAGGAGAAGTAAAAACAAATATACACAAATATGCCGACTACTTTGATATAACAAACTATACAGTAAATACTATATTTGATGAAAAAGAATCAGAGGGGATTTTGGATTTTGCACAATCTGTAGACGCAGATATTATTGCTATGGGAACCCACTCTAAAAAAGGAATCTCTGCTTTTTTTGGTGGAATGATATCTAAAAATATAGTGAATCACTCCCCTATTCCCACATGGACAAAAACAATGGATATTAATATTCCTACGTACTAAGATACTAAAAAAACACCTAGCAAGCTCTTATAATATAATGGAAATGAAAATAAAAAGCACTTCTCAAAGTTTAACACTGCAGATTATCTATGCAATGCTTGTTGGTATTATGGTTGGTTATGGAGTTTATGAATTGAGTGAAAATAATTTCAAAAATGATTTTGCCCAAAATATCAAAATACTGACTGTTATTTTTTTGAGATTAGTTCAAATGATAATAGCTCCTTTAGTTTTTACTACTCTAGTCGTAGGAATAGCCAAATTAGGAGATTTAAAAACAGTAGGAAGAGTGGGAAGTAAAGCATTGTTTTGGTTTTTATCCGCATCATTAGTAAGCTTATGCATAGGGATGCTGTTGGTAAATGTTTTTCAACCTGGTGCAGGAATAGGACTTGATAATGCTGATATAGAAAGTGCAAAAGATCTCATAAATAAGACCCAAGAATTCAGTTTTCAAAAATTTATAGAGCATGTGTTTCCCAAAAGTATGATAGAAGCTATGGCTCATAATGAAATTTTACAAATAGTCGTATTTAGTATTTTTTTTGGTATAGGAACCGCCAGCTTAGGAGCAAAAGGAAAACCGGTTATACAGCTCTTTGATTCTATTTCTCATGTAATATTGGTTATGGTAGGATATGTTATGAAATTTGCTCCGATTGGAGTGT
Proteins encoded:
- a CDS encoding DEAD/DEAH box helicase: MNQFSELGLSEPLLKALTDMGFVTPSSIQEKSIPILLSNDKDFIGLANTGTGKTAAFGLPLLQAIDTSIDNTQAIILCPTRELGQQIAKQMQEFAKYLSRVKIEVVYGGASIVNQIKAIRSGVHIIVATPGRLIDLLERKVVRLEKIKYFILDEADEMLQMGFKEAIDTILSHTSQDKLTWLFSATMPKEIRQISKMYMNNPVEVSLTVNQTVNANIEHQYSVVKASDKIEALKRIIDNDLEMFGIIFCRTKLDTQHVATELTKDGYHAEALHGDLSQSQRDYVMQKFKAHTLRLLVATDVAARGIDVNDLTHVIHFSLPDDMDYYTHRSGRTARAGKKGISISLITRMDIRKIKFIEQSLKILFHKVKIPGTIQIRKNRITHWASRILDVEIKENLAPEILHQVEALLETITKTELIQKLVTLELDKLGYTSSERDLNDDAIDRDRDRKASSPYEKYPNDRNSRNNRSSYKGENSFDKKYKNDNSSYRNNDTEREYSEKRKAYEMTNFSINIGQADDMNKGDLLRFICDTTNLRKENIGLLNLQKNVSHFEVDKRYVEKVIKCFKGIRFEGRELRVNMESKYK
- a CDS encoding universal stress protein — translated: MIKRIVVPTDFSEEANYALDSAILLAEEYRSSIDLIHIIEDNTSSIAKLLGEEDELENPHHLRIKQVVLKKMEEIIDTNKKFQVEIKPVIEVANKFIKIIDIIKYMNTNLVIMGSKGSDGLEEVFVGSNADKITRYAHCPVITVKYRCDLRKIKNIVYPTDLEQEQEVVIKHLKHFQNLLKARIHILKVYTSALNVEGEVKTNIHKYADYFDITNYTVNTIFDEKESEGILDFAQSVDADIIAMGTHSKKGISAFFGGMISKNIVNHSPIPTWTKTMDINIPTY